In Symmachiella dynata, the following are encoded in one genomic region:
- a CDS encoding leucine-rich repeat domain-containing protein, producing the protein MTETTPKSRLPRTGTLVLIAVVLLIGGGALMVWLPYHRNQTVIAEVKMLGGSIEWEIVRPAWIPDVVDDQYLGVFERVYSVGLSNTQVSGTRLEQLRELANLEDLYLNDTQVSDTELKRLRGLTNLGALSLENTQVSDAGLEHLRALTNLKILSLSNTQVSNAGLEHLRALTNLKILSLSNTQVSNVGLRHLRVLTKLEILWLDNTQISDSGLEHLRGLTKLRVLSLENTQVSDAGFEHLRGLPHLHQLYLENSQVSDAGLEQLGGLTNLDHLLLDSTQVSDVGLKHLRGLTHLGTLSLDNTQVSDSGLEHLRGLTKLRILSLENTQVSDAGFEHLRGLPHLQGLYLYNTQVTNAGIKKLKVALPYCYILDDSTSQIFWTR; encoded by the coding sequence ATGACCGAAACCACGCCCAAAAGTCGTCTGCCACGCACGGGCACTCTGGTGCTCATCGCTGTGGTGTTACTGATTGGCGGTGGTGCGTTGATGGTGTGGTTGCCGTATCATCGTAATCAAACGGTGATAGCAGAAGTTAAAATGCTTGGCGGATCAATCGAATGGGAGATCGTCCGTCCTGCCTGGATTCCAGATGTGGTGGATGATCAGTATTTGGGAGTGTTCGAGAGGGTATACTCAGTTGGTTTATCCAACACACAAGTCAGTGGTACTAGGCTTGAGCAACTCCGAGAGCTGGCTAACCTTGAAGATCTATACCTCAACGACACCCAAGTCAGTGACACTGAGCTTAAGCGTCTCCGAGGACTGACCAACCTTGGAGCCCTGTCTCTTGAAAACACCCAAGTCAGTGACGCTGGGCTTGAGCATCTCCGAGCGTTGACCAACCTTAAAATTCTATCGCTCAGTAACACCCAAGTCAGTAACGCTGGGCTTGAGCATCTCCGAGCGTTGACCAACCTTAAAATTCTATCGCTCAGTAACACCCAAGTCAGTAACGTGGGCTTGAGGCATCTCCGAGTATTGACCAAACTTGAAATCTTATGGCTCGACAACACCCAGATCAGTGACTCTGGGCTTGAGCATCTCCGAGGGCTGACCAAGCTTAGAGTCCTATCGCTCGAAAACACCCAAGTCAGTGATGCTGGATTTGAGCATCTCCGAGGGCTGCCCCACCTTCATCAGCTGTATCTCGAAAACTCCCAAGTAAGTGACGCTGGGCTTGAGCAACTCGGAGGGCTAACTAACCTTGACCACCTATTGCTCGATAGCACCCAAGTCAGTGACGTTGGGCTTAAGCATCTCCGAGGGCTAACCCACCTTGGAACCCTATCTCTCGACAACACTCAAGTCAGTGACTCTGGGCTTGAGCATCTCCGAGGGCTGACCAAGCTTAGAATCCTATCGCTCGAAAACACCCAAGTCAGTGATGCTGGATTTGAGCATCTCCGAGGGCTGCCCCACCTTCAAGGGCTGTATCTCTACAACACCCAAGTCACGAATGCAGGAATCAAAAAACTCAAGGTCGCCCTACCCTATTGCTACATCCTAGATGATTCAACTTCTCAGATTTTCTGGACGCGTTGA
- a CDS encoding NADPH:quinone reductase, with translation MKAAFITSTGSPDCIQYGDQPQPQPTDNQVLVKVAAVAVNPIDTYIRSGMIALPLEFPYIIGCDLAGEVEAVGQGVTRFKVGDRVWGSNQGLIGRPGTFAEYAAVDEQWLYPTPAGQSDEAAAAGALVGITAHLGLFRSGRLQAGEIVFVNGGTGGVGSSVVQLAKGAGATVIATVGNAEKQAACKALGADLVVDYHSPTMDDEIRQFIEPHGGIDLWYETQRSPDFDRTVSLMRMGGRIIFMAGRDARPEFPVGPSYTKDLSYLGFAMFNASAEQQRECAAGIHRLYEAGGWTPNIGQRFPLSEAAAAHQLQEEGTLQGSGGLSGKIVVTV, from the coding sequence ATGAAAGCGGCATTCATCACATCCACCGGCAGCCCCGATTGCATTCAATACGGGGACCAGCCGCAACCGCAGCCGACCGACAATCAGGTCTTGGTCAAAGTCGCCGCTGTCGCCGTCAATCCGATCGATACCTACATCCGTAGCGGCATGATTGCCTTGCCGCTTGAGTTTCCCTACATCATCGGTTGCGATCTGGCGGGAGAGGTCGAAGCGGTCGGGCAGGGGGTGACGCGATTCAAAGTCGGCGATCGCGTGTGGGGCAGCAATCAAGGATTGATCGGCCGCCCGGGGACATTCGCCGAATATGCCGCCGTCGATGAGCAATGGTTGTATCCCACACCCGCCGGCCAAAGCGACGAAGCCGCCGCCGCCGGGGCGCTGGTGGGCATCACCGCGCACTTGGGACTGTTCCGCAGCGGACGTCTACAAGCGGGCGAAATCGTGTTCGTCAACGGCGGCACCGGCGGCGTGGGGTCCTCGGTGGTGCAATTGGCCAAGGGAGCCGGCGCCACGGTCATTGCCACCGTGGGCAACGCCGAAAAACAAGCCGCCTGCAAAGCATTAGGCGCCGACTTGGTCGTCGATTACCACTCGCCCACCATGGACGACGAGATCCGCCAATTCATCGAACCGCACGGCGGCATCGACCTCTGGTATGAAACACAACGTTCGCCAGACTTTGACCGGACCGTGAGCCTGATGCGGATGGGCGGCCGCATCATCTTCATGGCCGGCCGCGACGCCCGCCCCGAGTTCCCCGTCGGCCCCTCCTACACCAAGGACCTCAGCTACCTCGGCTTCGCCATGTTCAACGCCAGCGCGGAACAACAACGCGAATGCGCCGCAGGCATCCACCGCTTATATGAAGCAGGCGGCTGGACACCAAACATCGGCCAGCGATTCCCCCTCAGCGAAGCAGCAGCGGCGCATCAATTGCAGGAAGAAGGCACGCTGCAAGGGAGTGGGGGTTTGTCGGGGAAGATTGTGGTTACGGTTTGA
- a CDS encoding YfhO family protein, whose amino-acid sequence MQKNSPPESSEVRSLFYVTLTAVALTVLFWLPLWEGGGLIGGDTYSYFFPQKTFFADSLAAGELAAWNNRTGFGYPAIAESQTGVLYPPNQVFYRIFEANGAYVANQILHYVLAFIFTWLYARAIGLRALAAVLVALVYTYGWFPPRMCLEWAIIGGTWLPASLWAAESFLQSRRWLWLFVLSLTLALSMLAGHFNLAFITQLVLLAYIPLRLWFTAASLPEETRALRSRCATGLLTAMVLGFSLAAIQLAPTWELRGRSQRSASANTGYGHMPVWYWSQVVMPWKWYRADVDLDRVLNENLPPDSAMTNKVEAHLYFGLAPLVVVLAGIVFLRRKLFSRHIIFWIGLGIAALLYTPGWLLPVTQYLPGFSFFMGPGRYGIVVTLAFALLAGTALDAICQRMNLLGRWVLVAVVFAATTADLWYVSRAVTNVVMLSDAPLRHVDESPVAQKLAEFTGPTRLYAPGANLTNILGTASYPVYLGLGPAEYFDESLSLPAPFPLDAPPPADQLAAVQQAGVTHVLSGQSLESLGWPMRLLWYGVDPFLHRAWARSPNDPLFLYELSETRGRAYWESPSPEATVEIETYRPSHIVIRAASKDGGMLVLTDLEYPGWQVDIDGKPAAATTAAGLYRGVEVPPGTHTVTWNYRPVSLYWGAAITVATLLLWAIVGHLRYWHPGRFNYFEKQSETP is encoded by the coding sequence GTGCAAAAAAACTCTCCTCCGGAATCCTCCGAGGTTCGCAGCCTATTTTACGTCACGCTGACTGCAGTGGCGCTCACCGTGCTGTTCTGGCTGCCGCTTTGGGAAGGGGGTGGGTTGATCGGGGGGGATACGTATTCCTACTTCTTCCCGCAAAAAACCTTCTTCGCCGACAGCCTCGCTGCGGGCGAACTGGCCGCCTGGAACAATCGCACCGGCTTTGGTTATCCGGCCATCGCCGAAAGCCAAACCGGCGTGCTCTATCCGCCCAACCAGGTGTTCTATCGCATCTTTGAGGCCAACGGCGCTTACGTTGCTAACCAGATTTTGCATTACGTATTGGCGTTTATTTTTACGTGGTTGTACGCTCGTGCCATTGGCCTGCGCGCGCTGGCAGCGGTGTTGGTCGCGCTGGTTTATACCTACGGCTGGTTTCCACCGCGAATGTGTTTGGAATGGGCGATCATCGGCGGAACGTGGCTTCCCGCCTCGCTGTGGGCGGCGGAGTCGTTTCTGCAATCGCGGCGGTGGCTATGGCTGTTTGTACTGTCGTTGACGCTGGCGCTGTCGATGTTGGCGGGGCATTTCAATTTGGCGTTCATCACGCAATTGGTGCTGCTGGCCTACATCCCATTGCGCTTGTGGTTCACGGCGGCCAGTCTTCCCGAAGAGACACGCGCCCTGCGTAGCCGCTGTGCAACCGGTTTGCTGACCGCCATGGTCTTAGGATTCTCACTCGCCGCCATTCAATTAGCCCCCACCTGGGAACTCCGTGGCCGCAGCCAGCGCAGCGCGTCGGCGAACACCGGTTACGGACATATGCCGGTCTGGTATTGGTCGCAGGTTGTGATGCCTTGGAAATGGTACCGCGCGGACGTTGATCTCGATCGCGTGCTAAATGAAAACCTGCCACCCGACTCAGCGATGACTAACAAAGTCGAAGCACATTTGTATTTCGGTCTCGCCCCGTTGGTAGTGGTGTTAGCGGGCATTGTCTTTTTGCGGCGGAAATTGTTTTCGCGACACATCATCTTCTGGATCGGGCTGGGTATTGCGGCATTGCTGTATACCCCGGGATGGTTGTTGCCGGTTACGCAATATCTGCCGGGGTTCAGTTTCTTTATGGGACCGGGACGCTATGGCATTGTCGTGACACTGGCATTCGCATTGCTCGCTGGGACCGCGCTCGATGCGATTTGCCAGCGCATGAATCTGCTGGGACGGTGGGTGCTGGTGGCGGTTGTGTTTGCAGCGACGACGGCCGATTTGTGGTACGTCAGCCGCGCTGTCACCAATGTTGTCATGCTGTCCGACGCTCCGCTGCGGCACGTCGACGAAAGTCCCGTTGCGCAGAAATTAGCCGAATTCACGGGTCCGACGCGTCTCTATGCACCGGGGGCGAATCTGACCAACATCCTCGGCACGGCGTCGTATCCCGTCTACTTGGGTTTGGGGCCGGCGGAGTATTTTGACGAGTCGTTGTCGCTGCCCGCTCCGTTTCCGTTGGACGCTCCGCCTCCAGCCGATCAATTGGCGGCCGTACAGCAAGCGGGGGTTACGCATGTTTTAAGTGGGCAGTCGTTGGAGTCCTTGGGTTGGCCGATGCGGTTGTTGTGGTATGGAGTCGATCCGTTTCTGCATCGCGCCTGGGCCCGCTCTCCGAATGATCCGTTGTTTCTTTATGAACTCAGCGAGACGCGCGGGCGAGCGTATTGGGAATCGCCATCGCCGGAGGCAACGGTTGAAATCGAAACCTATCGCCCCAGTCACATCGTCATCCGCGCCGCATCCAAAGATGGCGGGATGTTGGTGTTAACAGATTTGGAATATCCCGGATGGCAAGTCGACATCGATGGCAAACCTGCAGCAGCGACCACGGCGGCGGGACTCTATCGTGGCGTTGAGGTCCCGCCCGGAACGCACACGGTCACATGGAATTACCGCCCCGTCTCTTTATACTGGGGGGCGGCCATCACGGTGGCGACGCTGCTGCTCTGGGCCATCGTCGGCCATCTGCGATATTGGCACCCCGGTCGATTCAACTACTTTGAAAAACAAAGCGAGACGCCATGA
- the rpoN gene encoding RNA polymerase factor sigma-54, with product MQLNISQQMKMSQQMKLAPRMIQSMEILQLPVMALKERIDQELSENILLEQAVPDTAADMSDSELQFERDRDRDDRESADFERKELVVDNDKNNEADFERLMEMSKEWPDHFSSTNPSANRIDDLSSSKHDTITNIESRPESLQENLLEQFHFFNCSPAVREFGEFLIQNLDDNGRLPVNPRGTPIVGQNGAPHDSLQEMIEVYSVRISPDDAQTALSLIQKLEPRGVGARDLKECLLLQIDDDTPYRDVLIALITSHLDDLYQNRLPVIERKTGYSLDVIKEACEQLKHLNPWPGRGFDAAPAQSIVPDVYIEKDDDGKYTIRLEREYTPNLTISRKYQELLAGDADAATKEYVKRKINAARWIIDAVEQRYSTLKRVSQAIVDHQTEFLDKGPEYIVPLKMEQIADVVGVHVTTVSRAVDDKYIQTPRSIIPLKRFFGGGTTNAEGEEVAWDVIRIKLREIVDAEDKSRPLSDDALVDELAKHGYKLARRTITKYRKAMDIPSSRQRREY from the coding sequence ATGCAACTGAATATTTCGCAACAGATGAAGATGAGCCAGCAAATGAAGCTGGCCCCGCGGATGATTCAGTCCATGGAAATCCTGCAGTTGCCGGTCATGGCGCTCAAGGAACGCATCGATCAAGAACTCTCCGAGAACATCTTGCTCGAGCAGGCGGTGCCCGACACCGCTGCCGACATGTCGGATTCCGAATTGCAGTTCGAACGGGACCGCGACCGCGACGACCGCGAGTCCGCCGACTTCGAACGCAAGGAACTCGTTGTCGACAACGACAAAAACAACGAAGCCGACTTCGAACGCTTGATGGAAATGTCGAAAGAATGGCCCGACCATTTTTCCTCGACCAACCCCTCAGCAAATCGAATCGACGATCTCAGCAGTAGCAAGCACGACACGATCACCAATATCGAGTCGCGCCCCGAATCGCTGCAAGAAAACCTGTTGGAGCAGTTCCACTTTTTTAATTGCTCTCCGGCTGTTCGCGAATTCGGCGAGTTCTTGATTCAAAATCTCGACGACAACGGCCGGTTGCCGGTCAACCCCCGCGGCACGCCGATCGTCGGGCAAAACGGCGCGCCGCACGATTCGCTGCAGGAGATGATCGAAGTCTACAGCGTGCGGATTTCTCCCGATGATGCGCAAACCGCGCTCTCATTGATTCAAAAACTCGAACCACGCGGAGTCGGCGCGCGGGATCTAAAAGAATGCCTGCTGCTGCAAATCGACGATGACACGCCTTACCGCGATGTGTTGATCGCCTTAATTACCTCGCATCTCGACGACCTGTATCAAAACCGGCTCCCGGTGATCGAACGGAAGACCGGCTATTCTCTGGATGTGATCAAAGAAGCTTGTGAGCAACTGAAGCATCTCAATCCTTGGCCTGGACGCGGCTTCGACGCTGCCCCCGCGCAAAGCATTGTGCCGGATGTCTACATCGAAAAAGATGACGACGGAAAATACACCATCCGACTGGAACGCGAATACACGCCCAACCTGACGATCAGCCGCAAGTACCAAGAACTACTCGCCGGCGATGCTGATGCGGCGACCAAGGAATACGTCAAACGCAAAATCAACGCGGCCCGCTGGATTATCGACGCTGTCGAGCAACGTTACTCCACGCTCAAACGCGTTTCGCAGGCCATTGTCGATCACCAGACGGAATTCCTCGACAAAGGCCCGGAGTATATTGTCCCGCTCAAAATGGAGCAGATTGCCGACGTGGTCGGCGTGCACGTCACGACCGTCTCTCGCGCCGTCGACGACAAATACATCCAAACCCCCCGTTCGATCATCCCACTCAAACGGTTCTTCGGCGGCGGAACGACGAACGCCGAAGGTGAGGAAGTCGCCTGGGATGTGATCCGCATCAAATTGCGTGAGATCGTCGACGCCGAAGACAAAAGCCGCCCGCTCAGCGACGACGCCCTGGTCGATGAATTAGCCAAACATGGCTACAAACTCGCCCGCCGCACGATCACCAAGTACCGCAAGGCAATGGACATCCCTTCGTCTAGACAGCGCCGCGAATACTAA
- the recR gene encoding recombination mediator RecR: protein MNPYGPAVENLIDQFQALPGIGRKSAERLAHYILQCSPDDALQLSRAIEQVKQTVRPCSVCFNLTDEETCSICSDSRRDPQVVCVVELPRDLMAVEAAGVFGGRYHVLQGRISPLEGVGPEQLTVDALIRRVKDTPVTEIVMATNPTLEGDGTALYLSNVLDGLPVKITRLARGIAAGSVLEFSNREVLADAMRGRQPF from the coding sequence GTGAATCCGTATGGACCGGCGGTCGAAAACTTGATCGATCAATTCCAAGCCTTGCCTGGCATCGGCCGCAAATCGGCTGAGAGGTTGGCGCATTACATTTTGCAATGTTCCCCTGACGATGCCCTGCAACTGTCGCGCGCCATTGAGCAGGTCAAACAGACCGTGCGTCCCTGTTCCGTTTGTTTCAATTTAACGGATGAAGAGACTTGTAGCATCTGTTCTGATTCGCGGCGCGATCCCCAAGTGGTTTGTGTGGTGGAACTGCCTCGTGACTTGATGGCTGTCGAGGCTGCTGGCGTATTCGGCGGCCGCTACCACGTCCTGCAAGGCCGGATTTCTCCCTTGGAAGGAGTCGGGCCGGAACAACTAACCGTTGATGCTCTGATTCGTCGCGTGAAAGATACACCTGTAACGGAAATCGTGATGGCCACGAATCCTACACTCGAAGGGGACGGGACAGCTTTGTACCTCAGTAACGTTCTCGATGGCCTGCCGGTCAAAATCACTCGCCTGGCGCGGGGGATTGCCGCAGGAAGCGTGCTAGAGTTCTCTAACCGCGAAGTCCTGGCTGATGCCATGCGGGGCCGACAGCCTTTTTAA
- a CDS encoding YbaB/EbfC family nucleoid-associated protein, translating into MLKGLGNIASLMKNAQEMQSRMSAMQENLGKIRAEGTAGGGMVTVEVTGKQQIVNCKIEQSLIDDGDREMLEDLIVAATNQALKKVQEATATEMAGLTGDMNLPGLGDALSQLGLGGGNSAT; encoded by the coding sequence ATGTTAAAAGGTTTGGGAAACATAGCGTCGTTGATGAAAAACGCGCAGGAAATGCAATCGCGCATGAGCGCCATGCAAGAGAATCTGGGTAAAATCCGCGCCGAGGGAACTGCCGGTGGCGGGATGGTGACCGTGGAAGTCACTGGGAAACAACAAATCGTCAACTGTAAGATTGAACAATCGCTGATTGACGATGGCGACCGCGAAATGCTGGAAGACCTCATCGTGGCTGCCACAAATCAGGCGCTGAAAAAGGTGCAAGAAGCAACCGCGACCGAGATGGCCGGACTAACCGGTGATATGAATCTTCCCGGACTGGGTGACGCACTGTCGCAACTCGGTTTGGGGGGTGGAAATTCAGCGACTTAG
- the dnaX gene encoding DNA polymerase III subunit gamma/tau, whose amino-acid sequence MQTPNTEYTVLARRFRPQTFDEVVGQGMVAQALRNAISSSRVAHAYLFTGARGVGKTSTARILAKSLNCPNVQDGDPCNTCEICLGISAGTDVDVLEIDGASNRGIEDIRSLRANVNVKSMRTRYKVYIIDEVHMLTREAFNALLKTLEEPPPTVKFIFCTTEPNKLPDTILSRCQRFDFGTIDTPNISVRLKQIAEAEGIAVEDAAVELIARRAAGSMRDSQSLFDQLLAFGGDPITPADVHRLFGTADDQRLVELFEAVISGEKGAALQAFDAALEEGIQLGEVTTQLLDYLRDLMVLASGAEQVRLSSVSPELRPQLIEQAKRWGLETIVAAMEILSEAKGRMQRVAYGRALAELALVRMSLLQHLHDLSDLIRQVKSGAVNLPATNGAAPTRQPPAANRTSAPPPQKKMAPLPTETPSAAIPDPETRPTIDFQTGSEEEIWAEVLTRVPDMVKTNVQRSSGIAIIGPNALEISFPKSYHFNLEYCQRRDQMGRLEAALEEVVGRKVGITLKLADDPSPASIPDEEKASPTGTKHRIDPENDPLVRKAMTVFNATVVKVEER is encoded by the coding sequence ATGCAAACACCCAATACCGAATACACAGTCCTGGCCCGTCGTTTTCGTCCGCAGACTTTCGACGAAGTTGTCGGCCAAGGCATGGTGGCACAGGCCCTGCGCAATGCCATTTCCAGTAGCCGTGTTGCGCACGCCTATTTGTTTACAGGCGCACGTGGCGTCGGCAAGACGTCGACGGCGCGGATTTTGGCCAAATCGCTCAACTGCCCAAACGTACAAGACGGCGACCCTTGCAATACCTGCGAAATCTGCCTGGGCATCTCCGCCGGGACCGACGTCGATGTGCTGGAAATCGATGGAGCGTCGAACCGCGGCATCGAGGATATCCGGTCGTTGCGGGCGAATGTGAACGTGAAATCGATGCGGACCCGTTATAAGGTCTACATCATCGACGAAGTCCACATGCTCACGCGGGAGGCGTTTAACGCACTGCTTAAGACGCTGGAAGAGCCGCCGCCGACCGTTAAATTCATCTTCTGCACGACCGAACCCAACAAGCTACCCGACACGATTCTCTCACGCTGCCAGCGGTTTGACTTTGGGACGATCGACACACCCAACATCAGCGTACGGCTCAAACAGATTGCCGAGGCCGAGGGGATTGCGGTTGAAGATGCCGCCGTCGAATTGATCGCACGTCGCGCGGCCGGGTCGATGCGGGACAGCCAATCGTTGTTCGACCAACTACTCGCCTTCGGCGGCGATCCGATTACCCCGGCCGACGTGCATCGTCTGTTTGGCACGGCCGACGATCAGCGGTTGGTGGAATTGTTTGAAGCAGTAATTTCCGGCGAGAAGGGAGCAGCGCTCCAGGCGTTCGACGCAGCCTTGGAAGAGGGGATTCAACTCGGTGAAGTCACGACGCAGTTGTTGGACTATCTTCGTGATCTGATGGTTTTAGCATCTGGGGCGGAGCAGGTCCGGCTCAGTTCGGTCTCCCCCGAATTGCGTCCCCAACTGATTGAACAGGCCAAACGGTGGGGCTTGGAGACCATCGTGGCTGCGATGGAGATCCTTTCGGAAGCCAAAGGCCGCATGCAGCGAGTCGCCTACGGACGCGCCTTGGCTGAATTGGCGCTGGTGCGGATGTCATTACTACAACACCTACACGACCTATCCGACCTAATCCGTCAGGTCAAATCGGGTGCGGTCAATCTCCCCGCCACGAATGGCGCAGCACCAACGCGGCAGCCACCGGCAGCGAATCGAACATCCGCGCCCCCACCTCAAAAAAAAATGGCCCCCCTCCCCACTGAGACTCCTTCAGCTGCGATTCCCGATCCAGAAACACGGCCAACGATCGATTTTCAAACAGGTTCGGAAGAGGAAATATGGGCGGAAGTCCTTACGAGGGTTCCGGATATGGTGAAAACCAATGTGCAACGGTCCTCGGGAATAGCAATTATCGGGCCAAACGCACTGGAAATATCCTTCCCTAAGAGCTATCATTTCAATCTCGAGTACTGCCAACGCCGCGACCAGATGGGGCGGTTGGAGGCTGCACTCGAAGAAGTTGTCGGGCGAAAGGTGGGAATTACCCTGAAATTGGCGGATGACCCATCCCCAGCCTCAATACCGGACGAGGAGAAGGCGTCACCAACAGGCACCAAACATCGGATTGATCCCGAAAATGATCCTTTGGTGAGGAAAGCCATGACCGTGTTCAATGCGACGGTGGTGAAGGTCGAAGAGCGTTGA
- a CDS encoding DUF6655 family protein, whose translation MNQPTQIVSLVFLAACLGGCGTTRWSDTPRTATEQRLISNAIDESVNSIDVSPLAHQKVFFDTSNIDDSVQQKYLISSLKYHLLRNGCYVLEKKEEADYVVEARAGVIGTDHHDLLIGIPESSLGAGIPGMPASLPEMALYKKTNQLGEAKIGLFAYHRTDGNLVWSSDTKISNKLAKSVWAMGIGPMQRDGTDGPIRWAGEAPPQLPKLAMPALSVPQFARKDKPETPEYEMPELAPPPSELDSGKVSIQPAGNEIPVLK comes from the coding sequence ATGAATCAACCAACTCAAATTGTTTCTCTTGTCTTTCTTGCGGCTTGCTTGGGCGGATGTGGCACAACGCGGTGGTCCGATACCCCCCGTACCGCCACTGAACAACGCCTGATTTCCAATGCGATCGACGAATCGGTCAATAGTATCGACGTCAGTCCGCTAGCCCATCAAAAAGTCTTCTTCGACACCAGCAACATCGACGACAGTGTGCAACAAAAATACTTGATCAGTAGTTTGAAATATCACTTGCTGAGAAATGGTTGCTACGTGTTGGAGAAAAAAGAAGAAGCAGACTACGTTGTCGAAGCCCGCGCCGGTGTCATCGGGACGGATCACCACGACCTGTTAATCGGTATCCCCGAGTCATCGCTCGGAGCGGGCATCCCCGGCATGCCGGCGTCGCTGCCGGAAATGGCTTTGTACAAAAAAACCAACCAACTGGGTGAAGCAAAAATCGGACTGTTTGCTTATCACCGCACCGACGGCAACCTCGTCTGGAGTTCCGATACTAAAATCTCCAACAAGCTGGCCAAAAGCGTTTGGGCCATGGGCATCGGTCCTATGCAGCGCGATGGAACAGATGGTCCCATCCGCTGGGCGGGCGAAGCTCCTCCGCAGTTGCCCAAGCTAGCGATGCCCGCGCTTTCGGTCCCCCAATTCGCACGCAAGGATAAGCCGGAAACGCCTGAATACGAAATGCCGGAATTGGCGCCGCCCCCCTCTGAGCTGGATTCTGGAAAAGTTTCCATCCAGCCGGCCGGGAATGAAATTCCTGTTCTCAAATAA
- a CDS encoding 16S rRNA (uracil(1498)-N(3))-methyltransferase, whose amino-acid sequence MTHPRFYLPANLNGPTAELLGPEAHHLHNVLRLQPGDEIELFDGDGTEATARVESASKKRVEVSILSRQPGAAELPAPLILATAVPKGDRFRWLVEKATELGVTRLVPLQTERSVVDPRATKLEKMRAAVIAASKQCRRARLMEITPLQNWAEFLTSLPAGDPLLIAHPGGTAWRADWVAGERPTTICIGPEGGFSEAEISHANARATLVDLGPRILRIETAALALVALCGASLRS is encoded by the coding sequence GTGACACATCCCCGGTTTTATCTTCCCGCCAATTTGAACGGTCCGACGGCTGAATTGCTCGGTCCCGAAGCGCACCACTTGCACAATGTGCTGCGGTTGCAGCCGGGCGATGAGATTGAGCTGTTTGATGGCGATGGAACCGAAGCGACGGCGCGGGTCGAGTCGGCGAGCAAAAAACGAGTTGAGGTCTCGATCCTCTCGCGACAACCGGGAGCGGCGGAACTGCCGGCGCCTTTGATCCTGGCCACAGCTGTTCCCAAGGGGGACCGTTTTCGCTGGTTGGTGGAAAAGGCGACCGAATTGGGCGTGACGCGTTTGGTCCCTTTGCAAACCGAACGGAGCGTTGTTGATCCACGGGCGACGAAGTTGGAGAAAATGCGAGCGGCGGTCATCGCCGCCTCAAAACAATGTCGCCGCGCGCGATTGATGGAAATTACTCCACTCCAAAACTGGGCGGAGTTTTTAACATCGCTTCCCGCAGGCGATCCGTTGCTCATCGCTCATCCCGGCGGCACAGCATGGCGCGCGGATTGGGTGGCGGGTGAGCGGCCGACGACGATCTGCATTGGACCCGAAGGGGGCTTCTCCGAGGCTGAGATTTCACATGCGAATGCGCGCGCAACTTTGGTTGATCTCGGCCCGCGCATCTTGCGCATCGAAACTGCGGCATTGGCGCTGGTCGCGCTGTGCGGTGCGTCGCTGCGATCTTAA